A portion of the Lolium rigidum isolate FL_2022 chromosome 1, APGP_CSIRO_Lrig_0.1, whole genome shotgun sequence genome contains these proteins:
- the LOC124684569 gene encoding probable receptor-like protein kinase At1g80640 translates to MPAAPPPLPLLSMFLLLLLLLSWSSSANGRTAVSSPAPSSVAATSVPAAASNVTAAASSSPAPPPFVITVVRHHHYHRELVVATVLASVATVMIFLSTLYAWTMWRRSRRIPHGKGARRSDTTRGITLVPILSKFSTVKMSKKGLVAMIEYPSLEAATGKFNEGNVLGVGGFGCVYKAAFDGGATAAVKRLEGGGPDCEKEFENELDLLGRIRHPNIVSLLGFCVHGGNHYIVYELMEKGSLETQLHGPSHGSAMSWHTRMKIALDTARGLEYLHEHCNPPVIHRDLKSSNILLDSDFNAKIADFGLAVTGGNLDKGNLKISGTLGYVAPEYLLDGKLTEKSDVYAFGVVLLELLMGRKPVEKMSPSQCQSIVSWAMPQLTDRSKLPNIIDPVIKDTMDPKHLYQVAAVAVLCVQPEPSYRPLITDVLHSLVPLVPSELGGTLRVTEPPSPSQMHCPS, encoded by the exons AtgccggcggcgccgcctccattgcCGCTCCTATCCAtgttcttgctgctgctgctgctgctgtcttGGTCCTCATCGGCGAATGGGAGGACCGCggtttcttctccggcgccgtcgTCGGTGGCCGCCACGAGCGTGCCCGCTGCCGCCAGCAATGTGACCGCCGCCGCCTCTTCCTCTCCGGCACCTCCTCCCTTCG TGATCACAGTGGTCAGGCACCACCATTACCACCGCGAGCTGGTCGTCGCCACCGTCCTCGCCTCCGTCGCCACCGTCATGATCTTCCTCTCCACGCTCTACGCCTGGACCATGTGGCGGCGGTCTCGCCGGATCCCCCACGGCAAGGGCGCCCGAAGATCAG ACACCACAAGAGGGATCACACTTGTGCCAATCCTGAGCAAGTTCAGCACGGTGAAAATGAGCAAGAAGGGACTCGTGGCGATGATCGAGTACCCGTCGCTGGAGGCGGCGACGGGCAAATTCAACGAGGGCAATGTGCTCGGCGTCGGCGGGTTCGGCTGCGTCTACAAGGCGGCGTTCGACGGCGGCGCCACCGCGGCGGTGAAGAGGCTCGAGGGTGGCGGGCCGGACTGCGAGAAGGAGTTCGAG AATGAGCTGGATTTGCTTGGCAGGATTCGGCACCCCAACATTGTGTCACTCCTGGGCTTCTGCGTCCATGGTGGCAATCACTACATTGTTTACGAGCTCATGGAAAAGGGATCATTGGAGACACAGCTGCATG GGCCTTCACATGGATCAGCTATGAGCTGGCACACTAGGATGAAGATTGCGCTCGACACAGCGAG GGGACTAGAGTATCTTCATGAGCACTGCAATCCTCCAGTGATCCATAGGGATCTCAAATCATCCAATATACTTTTAGATTCAGACTTCAATGCTAAG ATAGCAGATTTTGGACTTGCAGTTACCGGTGGCAATCTCGACAAAGGGAACCTGAAGATTTCTGGGACCTTGGGATATGTAGCTCCTGAATATTTATTAGATG GGAAGTTGACTGAGAAGAGTGATGTATACGCATTTGGGGTAGTGCTTTTAGAGCTCCTGATGGGAAGGAAGCCTGTTGAGAAGATGTCACCGTCTCAGTGCCAATCAATTGTATCATGG GCCATGCCTCAGCTAACCGACAGATCGAAGCTCCCCAACATAATTGACCCAGTGATCAAGGACACAATGGACCCAAAACACTTGTACCAA GTTGCGGCAGTAGCTGTTCTATGTGTGCAGCCCGAACCGAGTTACAGACCGCTGATAACAGATGTTCTCCACTCTCTTGTTCCTCTAGTGCCCTCGGAGCTCGGGGGAACACTTAGGGTTACAGAGCCACCTTCTCCAAGCCAAATGCATTGTCCTTCTTGA
- the LOC124684571 gene encoding plasma membrane ATPase-like, with translation MAASLEDLRNESVDLEAIPIAEVFSVLQCSPHGLSVDDAARRLETFGPNKLEEKKESKFLKFLGFMWNPLSWVMESAAIMAIALANGGGKPPDWQDFVGIVTLLIINSTISFIEENNAGNAAAALMASLAPQTKVLRGGKWSEQDAAILVPGDIVSIKLGDIIPADARLLEGDPLKIDQSALTGESMPVTKIPGDPVYSGSTCKQGEIEAVVIATGVHTFFGKAAHLVDSTNNVGHFQKVLTAIGNFCIVSIAVGMLVEIIIMYPIQHRAYRDGIDNLLVLLIGGIPIAMPTVLSVTMAIGSHRLSQQGAITKRMTAIEEMAGMDVLCSDKTGTLTLNKLTVDKNMIESFVRDVDKDGVVLYAARASRTENQDAIDASIVGMLADPSEARAGIQEVHFMPFNPVDKRTAITYVDGADGTWHRVSKGAPEQIIDLCGLREDVRRRVHAIIGKFADRGLRSLAVARQSVPERSKEGKGSPWQFLAVLPLFDPPRHDSAETIRRALHLGVNVKMITGDQLAIGKETGRRLGMGTNMYPSTSLLKGGDSCGMDVDELIEKADGFAGVFPEHKYEIVRRLQERKHICGMTGDGVNDAPALKKADIGIAVADATDAARSASDIVLTEPGLSVIISAVLTSRAIFQRMKNYTIYAVSITIRVVLGFLLLALIWQFDFSPFMVLIIAILNDGTIMTISKDRVKPSPTPDSWRLNEIFATGIVLGTYQALATVLFFWAVYSTDFFTRILNVHPIGGSTEELMAAVYLQVSIISQALIFVTRSRSWSYVERPGALLVLAFMAAQLVATLIAVYADMPFAKMKGVGWGWAGVIWLFSIVTYIPLDVLKFAIRYFLSGRGWSNVFDGKTAFAQGVDYGTDKRKAEWAVAQRSLHGLHAPSDGAEPSGVGASEDKGELSELAEQAKRRAEIARLRELHTLKGHVDSVVKLKGLDIDTINHNYTV, from the exons ATGGCCGCCTCGCTCGAAGATCTCCGGAACGAGAGTGTGGATCTT GAGGCGATCCCGATCGCGGAGGTGTTCTCAGTGCTCCAGTGCTCGCCGCACGGCCTCTCCGTCGACGATGCCGCCCGCCGCCTCGAGACCTTCGGTCCCAACAAACTCGAGGAGAAGAAG GAGAGCAAGTTCCTCAAATTCCTGGGGTTCATGTGGAACCCACTGTCGTGGGTCATGGAATCCGCCGCCATCATGGCCATCGCCCTCGCCAACGGCGGCGGCAAGCCCCCGGACTGGCAGGACTTCGTGGGCATCGTCACCCTCCTCATCATCAACTCCACCATCAGCTTCATCGAGGAGAACAACGCCGGCAACGCCGCGGCGGCGCTGATGGCGAGCCTGGCGCCGCAGACCAAGGTGCTCCGGGGCGGCAAGTGGTCGGAGCAGGACGCCGCCATCCTCGTCCCAGGAGACATCGTCAGCATCAAGCTCGGAGACATCATCCCCGCCGACGCGCGGCTTCTGGAAGGTGACCCTCTCAAGATCGACCAGTCAGCACTCACCGGCGAGTCCATGCCGGTCACCAAGATCCCCGGCGACCCCGTGTACTCGGGTTCGACGTGCAAGCAGGGCGAGATCGAGGCCGTCGTCATCGCCACCGGCGTCCACACCTTCTTTGGCAAGGCCGCCCACCTCGTCGACTCCACCAACAACGTCGGCCACTTCCAAAAG GTTCTGACGGCGATCGGAAATTTCTGCATCGTGTCAATCGCCGTCGGCATGCTCGTAGAGATAATCATCATGTACCCGATCCAGCACCGGGCATACCGCGACGGCATCGATAACCTGCTCGTGCTCCTCATCGGCGGAATCCCAATCGCCATGCCCACCGTGCTCTCCGTCACCATGGCCATCGGCTCGCACCGCCTCTCTCAGCAGGGCGCCATCACCAAGCGGATGACCGCCATCGAGGAGATGGCCGGCATGGACGTGCTCTGCAGCGACAAGACGGGCACCCTCACGCTCAACAAGCTAACCGTCGACAAAAACATGATCGAGTCCTTTGTCAGGGACGTGGACAAGGACGGCGTGGTGCTGTACGCTGCCCGGGCTTCGAGGACGGAAAACCAGGATGCCATCGACGCGTCCATCGTCGGCATGCTCGCCGACCCCAGTGAGGCCCGCGCTGGCATCCAGGAGGTGCACTTCATGCCCTTCAACCCTGTGGACAAGCGCACGGCCATAACCTACGTTGACGGCGCCGATGGGACGTGGCACCGCGTCAGCAAGGGTGCGCCGGAGCAGATCATCGATCTGTGCGGGCTGCGTGAGGACGTGCGGCGGCGCGTGCACGCCATCATCGGCAAGTTCGCCGACCGTGGGCTGCGGTCGCTCGCTGTGGCGCGGCAGAGCGTGCCGGAGCGGAGCAAGGAGGGGAAGGGGTCTCCGTGGCAGTTCCTCGCCGTGCTGCCGCTGTTCGATCCGCCGCGGCACGACAGCGCAGAGACCATCCGCCGCGCGCTCCACCTGGGCGTGAACGTCAAGATGATCACGGGAGACCAGCTGGCCATTGGCAAGGAGACTGGGCGCCGCCTCGGCATGGGCACCAACATGTACCCCTCGACCTCTCTCCTCAAGGGCGGCGACAGCTGCGGCATGGACGTCGACGAGCTCATCGAGAAGGCGGACGGCTTCGCGGGCGTGTTCCCGGAGCACAAGTACGAGATCGTGCGTCGGCTGCAAGAGCGGAAGCACATATGCGGCATGACCGGAGACGGCGTGAACGACGCTCCTGCGCTGAAGAAGGCGGACATCGGCATCGCGGTCGCTGATGCCACCGACGCAGCCCGGAGCGCGTCGGACATCGTGCTCACAGAGCCTGGGCTGAGCGTGATCATTAGCGCCGTGCTGACGAGCAGGGCGATATTCCAGCGGATGAAGAACTACACCATCTACGCTGTGTCCATCACCATCCGTGTCGTGCTGGGCTTCCTACTCCTCGCGCTCATCTGGCAGTTCGACTTCTCGCCGTTCATGGTGCTCATCATCGCCATCCTCAACGACGGCACCATCATGACAATCTCCAAGGACAGAGTCAAGCCGTCGCCAACCCCTGACTCGTGGCGCCTCAATGAGATCTTCGCCACCGGCATCGTCCTGGGCACCTACCAGGCCCTCGCCACCGTCCTCTTCTTCTGGGCCGTCTATTCCACCGACTTCTTCACG AGGATATTGAACGTGCATCCGATTGGCGGGAGCACGGAGGAGCTGATGGCAGCGGTGTACCTGCAGGTGAGCATCATCAGCCAAGCGCTCATCTTCGTGACACGGTCGCGGAGCTGGTCGTACGTAGAGCGGCCGGGTGCCCTGCTCGTCCTGGCGTTCATGGCAGCCCAGCTGGTGGCGACGCTGATCGCGGTGTACGCAGACATGCCATTTGCCAAGATGAAGGGCGTCGGATGGGGCTGGGCTGGCGTCATCTGGCTCTTCTCCATCGTCACCTACATCCCGCTCGACGTGCTCAAGTTCGCCATCAGGTACTTCCTCTCCGGCAGAGGGTGGAGCAACGTGTTCGACGGCAAGACGGCGTTCGCTCAGGGCGTGGACTACGGCACGGACAAGCGCAAGGCGGAGTGGGCCGTCGCGCAGAGGTCGCTGCACGGCCTGCACGCACCCAGCGACGGTGCCGAGCCGTCCGGAGTCGGCGCCAGCGAGGACAAGGGCGAGCTCTCGGAGCTCGCCGAGCAGGCCAAGCGGCGCGCCGAGATCGCCAGGCTGAGGGAGCTGCACACGCTCAAGGGCCACGTCGACTCCGTGGTGAAGCTCAAGGGGCTCGACATCGATACCATCAACCACAACTACACAGTCTGA